A window of Microbacterium luteolum contains these coding sequences:
- a CDS encoding aldo/keto reductase: MTYTAEPTRYDSITTARSGRSGLILPRVSLGLWNNFGEDRTFETQRAILRRAFDLGVFHFDLANNYGPPAGSAEQNYGRIHQLDFQPYRDELIISTKAGYQMWDGPFGEWGSRKTMVASLDQSLQRLGLEYVDIYYSHRPDPETPIEETMGALATAVRQGKALYAGISNYYTPEETRAAAAALRVEGVPLTIHQPRYNMFDRRIEELGLLDTLTELGTGAIAFSPLDQGLLTDRYLKGIPSDSRAATGRWMTESNISEAYLDRAKALNEIASSRGQTLAQLAIQWVLRDPAVTSALIGASSVRQLEDSLRALDGAPLSDEEIARLEPLAAKPA; this comes from the coding sequence ATGACGTACACCGCTGAGCCGACCAGGTACGACTCGATCACGACGGCCCGATCCGGGCGGAGCGGACTGATCCTGCCGCGCGTCTCGTTGGGCCTGTGGAACAACTTCGGCGAGGACCGCACGTTCGAGACGCAGCGCGCGATCCTGCGCCGCGCCTTCGATCTGGGCGTCTTCCACTTCGACCTGGCCAACAACTACGGTCCGCCGGCCGGCAGCGCCGAGCAGAACTACGGTCGCATCCACCAGCTCGACTTCCAGCCCTACCGCGATGAGCTCATCATCTCGACGAAGGCGGGCTACCAGATGTGGGACGGGCCGTTCGGCGAATGGGGCTCGCGCAAGACCATGGTCGCGTCGCTCGATCAGTCCCTGCAGCGCCTCGGTCTCGAGTACGTCGACATCTACTACTCCCACCGGCCCGACCCCGAGACGCCCATCGAGGAGACCATGGGTGCGCTCGCCACCGCCGTCCGGCAGGGGAAGGCGTTGTACGCCGGCATCTCGAACTACTACACGCCGGAGGAGACGCGGGCTGCTGCGGCGGCACTCCGCGTCGAGGGTGTTCCCCTGACGATCCACCAGCCGCGGTACAACATGTTCGACCGCCGCATCGAGGAGCTGGGTCTGCTCGACACCCTGACCGAGCTCGGCACGGGCGCGATCGCCTTCTCCCCGCTGGATCAGGGACTGCTCACGGATCGCTACCTGAAGGGCATCCCGAGCGACTCCCGTGCGGCGACCGGACGATGGATGACCGAGTCGAACATCTCGGAGGCGTACCTCGATCGGGCGAAGGCCTTGAATGAGATCGCCTCGTCGCGCGGCCAGACCCTCGCTCAGCTGGCGATCCAGTGGGTGCTGCGCGACCCGGCGGTCACCAGCGCGCTGATCGGTGCGTCGAGCGTCCGCCAGCTGGAGGACTCCCTGCGCGCTCTCGACGGTGCTCCGCTGTCGGACGAGGAGATCGCCCGCCTCGAGCCGCTGGCCGCGAAGCCGGCGTGA
- a CDS encoding heavy-metal-associated domain-containing protein — MATNEYQVTGMTCGHCEMSVREEVGQVAGVEGIQVSAKTGLLEVTASDAIDDAQILAAVKEAGYSAVRAS, encoded by the coding sequence ATGGCGACGAACGAGTACCAGGTGACGGGCATGACGTGCGGGCACTGCGAGATGTCGGTGCGCGAAGAGGTCGGACAGGTCGCCGGAGTCGAAGGCATTCAGGTGAGTGCGAAGACCGGGCTGCTGGAGGTCACCGCCTCGGACGCGATCGACGACGCGCAGATTCTCGCGGCGGTCAAGGAGGCCGGCTACTCGGCGGTACGCGCGTCATGA
- a CDS encoding heavy metal translocating P-type ATPase, protein MSTTAPQTAGAGVELEIGGMTCASCAMRIEKKLNKLDGVTATVNYATEKAKVTVPEGYDPAALIAEVEKTGYTAVLPAPKGDKKKTGDADEADPELRSLRNRLIGSIILTVPVIAMAMIPALQFTYWQWASLALAAPVIVWAAWPFHRAAWMNLRHGAATMDTLISMGTSAAFLWSLYALFFGTAGTPGMTHPFEFALAPSDGAANIYLEVGAGVTMFILAGRYFEKRSKKQAGAALRALLELGAKEVSIVRDGIEGKIPVEDLRVGDEFIVRPGEKIATDGVVVSGTSAVDASMLTGESVPVEVASGDAVTGATTNVGGRLVVRATRIGSDTQLAQMARLVEDAQTGKAEVQRLADRISGVFVPIVIVIAVAALGGWLGAGFPVTAAFTAAVAVLVIACPCALGLATPTALLVGTGRGAQMGILIKGPEVLESTRMVDTVVLDKTGTVTSGKMTLVDVVVEPGVDRADLLRLAGALEDASEHPIAQAIAKGATQEVGALAAPEDFANIEGKGVQGVVDGHAVLVGRESLLAEWSLKLSHELASTKARAESEGKTVVAVGWDGQARGILIVADTVKPTSAEAIAQFKAIGLTPVLLTGDNEAVARQIATEVGIDEVIAEVLPADKVDVVRRLQSEGKVVAMIGDGVNDAPALAQADLGLAMGTGADVAIEASDITLVRGDLRSAVDAIRLSRKTLGTIKTNLFWAFAYNVAAIPVAALGMLNPMLAGAAMALSSVFVVGNSLRLRGFKSVADHSQ, encoded by the coding sequence ATGAGCACGACAGCCCCCCAGACCGCCGGCGCCGGCGTCGAGTTGGAGATCGGCGGGATGACGTGCGCCTCGTGCGCGATGCGGATCGAGAAGAAGCTCAACAAGCTCGACGGCGTCACGGCGACGGTCAACTACGCGACCGAGAAGGCGAAGGTCACGGTGCCGGAGGGGTACGACCCCGCGGCACTGATCGCCGAGGTGGAGAAGACCGGGTACACGGCCGTCCTGCCCGCGCCGAAGGGCGACAAGAAGAAGACCGGTGACGCCGACGAGGCGGACCCGGAGCTGCGTTCGCTGCGCAATCGGCTGATCGGATCGATCATCCTCACCGTTCCGGTGATCGCGATGGCGATGATCCCCGCTCTGCAGTTCACGTACTGGCAGTGGGCGTCGCTCGCGCTCGCCGCACCGGTGATCGTCTGGGCGGCGTGGCCGTTCCACCGGGCGGCCTGGATGAACCTTCGGCACGGTGCGGCCACGATGGACACGCTCATCTCGATGGGCACCTCGGCCGCGTTCCTCTGGTCGCTGTATGCGCTGTTCTTCGGCACGGCGGGCACGCCGGGGATGACGCATCCGTTCGAGTTCGCGCTGGCGCCGTCCGACGGTGCGGCGAACATCTACCTCGAGGTCGGCGCGGGCGTGACGATGTTCATCCTCGCCGGGCGCTACTTCGAGAAGCGCTCGAAGAAGCAGGCCGGGGCCGCTCTGCGGGCGCTGCTCGAGCTCGGCGCCAAGGAGGTCTCGATCGTTCGCGACGGGATCGAGGGCAAGATCCCCGTGGAGGACCTCCGCGTGGGCGATGAGTTCATCGTGCGTCCGGGCGAGAAGATCGCCACGGACGGGGTCGTGGTCTCCGGCACGTCGGCGGTCGACGCCTCCATGCTCACCGGGGAGTCCGTCCCCGTCGAGGTCGCCTCGGGGGATGCGGTGACCGGTGCCACCACGAACGTCGGGGGACGACTCGTGGTGCGGGCGACGCGGATCGGATCCGACACGCAGCTGGCGCAGATGGCCCGGCTCGTCGAAGACGCGCAGACCGGCAAGGCCGAGGTGCAGCGCCTCGCCGACCGGATCTCCGGGGTCTTCGTGCCGATCGTGATCGTTATCGCCGTCGCGGCACTCGGGGGCTGGTTGGGAGCCGGCTTCCCGGTGACGGCGGCGTTCACGGCAGCAGTCGCCGTGCTCGTGATCGCGTGCCCGTGCGCCCTGGGGCTGGCGACGCCGACGGCGCTGCTGGTCGGCACCGGTCGCGGCGCGCAGATGGGCATCCTCATCAAGGGTCCGGAGGTGCTGGAATCCACGCGCATGGTCGACACGGTCGTGCTCGACAAGACCGGCACCGTCACCAGCGGGAAGATGACCCTGGTGGATGTCGTCGTCGAGCCGGGTGTGGACCGCGCGGACCTGCTGCGGTTGGCCGGCGCGCTGGAGGATGCCTCGGAGCACCCCATCGCGCAGGCCATCGCCAAGGGCGCGACGCAGGAAGTCGGTGCGCTCGCCGCCCCGGAGGACTTCGCGAACATCGAGGGCAAGGGCGTGCAGGGCGTCGTGGACGGGCACGCGGTGCTGGTGGGCCGCGAGTCCCTGTTGGCCGAGTGGTCGCTGAAGCTGAGTCACGAGCTGGCATCCACGAAGGCGCGCGCGGAGAGCGAAGGCAAGACGGTCGTCGCCGTGGGCTGGGACGGCCAGGCGCGCGGCATCCTCATCGTGGCCGACACGGTCAAGCCGACGAGTGCCGAGGCGATCGCGCAGTTCAAGGCGATCGGTCTGACCCCGGTCCTGCTCACCGGAGACAACGAGGCGGTCGCACGGCAGATCGCCACCGAGGTCGGGATCGACGAGGTCATCGCCGAGGTGCTGCCTGCGGACAAGGTCGACGTCGTCCGCCGCCTTCAGAGCGAGGGCAAGGTCGTCGCGATGATCGGCGACGGCGTCAACGACGCCCCGGCGCTCGCGCAGGCCGACCTCGGTCTGGCGATGGGCACAGGAGCGGATGTCGCGATCGAAGCATCCGACATCACCCTGGTGCGCGGCGATCTGCGCAGCGCGGTCGATGCGATCCGGTTGTCTCGCAAGACGCTCGGAACCATCAAGACCAACCTGTTCTGGGCCTTCGCCTACAACGTCGCGGCGATCCCCGTCGCGGCCCTCGGGATGCTGAACCCGATGCTCGCGGGCGCGGCGATGGCGCTCTCCAGCGTCTTCGTCGTCGGCAACAGCCTGCGGTTGCGCGGGTTCAAGAGCGTCGCGGACCACAGCCAGTAG
- a CDS encoding MFS transporter, whose translation MTQTPQKTAAGGTWRELLGSRYAPVASVLAGGVLLEASNVYLTTSLLPTIVGEIGGAEFYAWTMMTFLLASVVSSMLVSRILTQQGAVRAYLLALGLFALGSLLCAASPWMSALLFGRAVQGLGGGLLAGLGYALIQRALPERLWARGAALVSAMWGVGNIVGPVVGGVFAQLDAWRVTFVGLAVVSALIGIVVVRALPRTARGRSSESLPWLSLILLSGGVAAVGIASVVPAGLGTAIALVVGVALGIWFLRQEKRGSRGILPRVTFAHGSSLGWVYLTVAVLAFAIGTEAFIPLFGQEIGGLAPFVAGLLGAALSLGWSITQVFTANASGIRSRRALITLGPLVVALGLAAYGLLQHEGPSVLVIALWFTTLFIAGAGIGLGFPHLTVAALGSTSGEEEGAKAAAAVNTVFIIASAFSAAMAGVLVNLAMPDIVGSARLLMLVFAGVTVIGVFIARGASWGIGLRSDDEQPTDTTAH comes from the coding sequence ATGACGCAGACCCCGCAGAAGACCGCAGCCGGCGGCACCTGGCGCGAACTCCTGGGCAGCCGCTACGCCCCCGTCGCCTCCGTGCTCGCCGGAGGCGTGCTGCTCGAAGCCAGCAACGTCTATCTGACGACCAGCCTCCTCCCCACGATCGTCGGCGAGATCGGCGGCGCCGAGTTCTACGCGTGGACCATGATGACCTTTCTGCTGGCCTCGGTGGTCAGCTCGATGCTGGTGAGCAGGATCCTCACGCAGCAGGGCGCCGTGCGGGCCTACCTGCTGGCGTTGGGACTGTTCGCGCTCGGCTCGCTGCTGTGCGCCGCGAGCCCGTGGATGTCGGCATTGCTCTTCGGCCGTGCGGTGCAGGGTCTCGGCGGTGGGCTGCTCGCCGGCCTCGGCTACGCCCTCATCCAGCGGGCACTGCCCGAACGCCTGTGGGCACGAGGCGCCGCCCTGGTCTCGGCCATGTGGGGCGTCGGCAACATCGTCGGCCCCGTGGTCGGCGGTGTCTTCGCCCAGCTGGATGCCTGGCGCGTGACGTTCGTCGGACTCGCGGTGGTGTCCGCACTCATCGGCATCGTCGTGGTCCGCGCGCTTCCGCGCACCGCACGGGGCCGGTCGAGCGAGTCGCTCCCCTGGCTCTCGCTCATCCTCCTGTCCGGCGGTGTCGCCGCCGTCGGGATCGCGAGCGTGGTCCCGGCGGGTCTCGGCACGGCGATCGCGCTGGTCGTCGGCGTGGCGCTGGGCATCTGGTTCCTGCGCCAGGAGAAGCGCGGCAGCCGCGGCATCCTCCCCCGCGTGACGTTCGCGCACGGCTCCTCGCTCGGATGGGTGTACCTCACGGTCGCCGTGCTCGCGTTCGCGATCGGCACCGAGGCGTTCATCCCGCTGTTCGGCCAGGAGATCGGCGGGCTGGCACCGTTCGTGGCCGGACTCCTCGGAGCAGCCCTCTCGCTCGGATGGTCGATCACCCAGGTGTTCACCGCCAATGCCTCCGGCATCCGCTCGCGCCGGGCGCTGATCACCCTGGGCCCGCTCGTCGTCGCCCTCGGCCTCGCCGCGTACGGCCTGCTGCAGCACGAGGGCCCGTCGGTGCTCGTCATCGCGCTGTGGTTCACGACTCTCTTCATCGCCGGAGCGGGCATCGGCTTGGGCTTCCCGCACCTGACGGTCGCGGCGCTCGGCAGCACCTCGGGCGAGGAGGAGGGCGCCAAGGCTGCCGCGGCGGTGAACACCGTGTTCATCATCGCCAGCGCGTTCAGCGCGGCGATGGCCGGAGTGCTCGTCAACCTGGCCATGCCCGACATCGTCGGATCGGCCCGCCTGCTCATGCTGGTGTTCGCCGGCGTCACGGTCATCGGGGTCTTCATCGCGCGCGGCGCCAGCTGGGGCATCGGACTGAGGTCCGACGACGAGCAGCCGACCGACACGACCGCACATTGA
- a CDS encoding GNAT family N-acetyltransferase, whose protein sequence is MTSAVTDLPLRRAAPEDAAAVLRLFDEAIAWFVSIGNTGQWGTEPVSGTPRWEARAEEWCSGDDSWVVEHPEIGVCGLIALGDAVDYVPAAVEPELYVRVLIGSRDPRAKGVGRRLLALADERAAAKGVDLLRVDCYAGGSGDLVRFYEACGYTRAGTFAVGEEPNAWPGQVLERRLP, encoded by the coding sequence ATGACTTCTGCTGTCACTGATCTGCCGCTCCGCCGGGCTGCGCCGGAGGATGCCGCCGCCGTGCTGCGTCTGTTCGACGAGGCGATCGCCTGGTTCGTCTCGATCGGCAACACCGGCCAGTGGGGCACCGAGCCGGTCTCGGGCACGCCCCGCTGGGAGGCGCGGGCCGAGGAGTGGTGCTCCGGCGACGACAGCTGGGTGGTCGAGCATCCGGAGATCGGAGTCTGCGGGCTGATCGCGCTCGGCGACGCCGTCGACTACGTCCCGGCTGCCGTCGAGCCGGAGCTCTATGTCCGGGTGCTGATCGGCTCGCGGGATCCACGGGCGAAGGGCGTCGGACGCCGGCTGCTCGCCCTCGCGGACGAGCGCGCGGCCGCGAAGGGCGTCGACCTGCTTCGAGTCGACTGCTACGCCGGAGGGTCCGGCGACCTCGTGCGGTTCTACGAAGCCTGCGGGTACACCCGGGCGGGGACCTTCGCCGTGGGCGAGGAGCCCAACGCGTGGCCCGGCCAGGTGCTGGAGCGGCGACTCCCCTAG
- a CDS encoding NAD(P)-dependent oxidoreductase — protein MGHRTEVRRRAADRHDRTLKGKDVMTMNSQVTVIGLGNMGSAIARTFLDRGYRTTVWNRTASKAEPLAAAGASVAETAADAVAASPLVVICLLDSPAVEAVQETIADAVAGRALVNVTSGSPAQARINADWAHAQGATYIDGGLMGDPPYMGTPTMMLSFSGDPDAWKAQRSTLEALGTVAYYGEDPGLAGVEFLAQVAVGYEFLIGLLHAFDLVRAEGVDVAAFAERVAGTIGGYAPLVNAFGTAVASGEYGPDLGSLDVQAALMDDLISHRETLGVDAVRMREVKRLMDRRIADGHGDQGFSSLFEVLGEERAE, from the coding sequence CTGGGGCATCGGACTGAGGTCCGACGACGAGCAGCCGACCGACACGACCGCACATTGAAGGGGAAGGACGTCATGACGATGAACAGCCAGGTCACCGTGATCGGCCTCGGGAACATGGGGTCGGCGATCGCACGAACGTTCCTCGACCGCGGATACCGCACGACCGTCTGGAACCGGACGGCGAGCAAGGCCGAGCCCCTGGCGGCGGCGGGAGCCTCGGTGGCGGAGACCGCGGCGGATGCCGTGGCCGCGAGTCCGCTCGTCGTCATCTGCCTGCTCGATAGCCCTGCCGTCGAGGCCGTGCAGGAGACGATCGCGGATGCTGTCGCCGGCCGCGCCCTCGTGAACGTCACCAGCGGCTCGCCCGCTCAGGCGCGGATCAACGCGGACTGGGCGCACGCGCAGGGGGCGACGTACATCGACGGCGGGCTCATGGGAGACCCGCCGTACATGGGGACGCCGACCATGATGCTCTCGTTCAGCGGCGACCCGGACGCCTGGAAGGCACAGCGGTCTACGCTCGAGGCGCTCGGAACCGTCGCATACTACGGCGAGGACCCTGGGCTGGCCGGCGTGGAGTTCCTGGCGCAGGTGGCAGTCGGCTACGAGTTCCTCATCGGGCTCCTGCACGCCTTCGACCTCGTGCGCGCGGAAGGCGTCGACGTCGCGGCCTTCGCGGAGAGAGTCGCCGGCACGATCGGCGGATACGCACCGCTAGTGAACGCCTTCGGCACCGCCGTCGCGAGCGGCGAGTACGGACCCGATCTCGGCTCTCTCGACGTGCAGGCCGCTCTGATGGACGACCTGATCAGCCACCGGGAGACCCTCGGCGTCGACGCGGTCCGCATGCGCGAGGTCAAGAGGCTGATGGACCGGCGCATCGCCGACGGCCACGGCGACCAGGGCTTCTCGAGCCTGTTCGAGGTGCTCGGAGAAGAGAGAGCGGAGTGA
- the soxR gene encoding redox-sensitive transcriptional activator SoxR: protein MSLEPDDLLAIGEVTQRTGVPASALHFYEQLGLIASTRTPGNQRRYRRHMLRRISLIVVAKRLGIPLSDVQEVFQSLPLDDPPSQRDWRRVAQLWRAQLEVRRTQLDHLQRELTGCIGCGCLSLKACRLLNPEDALGVDGPGPRRI from the coding sequence ATGTCTCTGGAACCCGATGATCTGCTGGCGATCGGCGAGGTGACGCAGCGCACCGGAGTGCCGGCATCCGCTCTCCACTTCTACGAGCAGCTCGGCCTGATCGCGTCGACGCGCACCCCGGGGAATCAGCGTCGATACCGCCGGCACATGCTGCGGCGGATCTCGCTGATCGTGGTCGCGAAACGGCTCGGCATCCCGCTCAGCGACGTGCAGGAGGTCTTCCAGAGCCTGCCGCTCGACGATCCGCCCTCGCAGCGCGACTGGCGACGGGTCGCCCAGCTCTGGCGTGCGCAGCTCGAAGTGCGCCGCACTCAGCTCGACCATCTGCAACGCGAGCTCACCGGCTGCATCGGCTGCGGCTGTCTCTCGCTCAAGGCCTGCCGGCTGCTGAACCCCGAGGACGCGCTGGGCGTCGACGGGCCGGGCCCGCGTCGCATCTGA
- a CDS encoding MalY/PatB family protein: MSLASAFDAIEVEHLRRIGGLKWSMFPDAVGAFVAEMDFGVAPGISRALHTAVDQGIFGYLPTALSDEMSEATSDWLRDMYGWAVPASDVHPIADVIQGLELAMEHFSRPGSPIIVPTPAYMPFLSVPPAAGREVIQVPMTVTDGRYTLDLDGIDAAFRAGAGLLILCNPYNPVGRVFTREELLAVSEVVERHGGRVFSDEIHAPLVYAPASHIPYASISDAAAAHTVTATSASKAWNLPGLKTAQIILSNDADRAVWEPIGMMASHGASNLGVIANTAAYRDDRAWLADVKGYLDGNRRFLGEALAARIPEISYRAPEGTYIGWLDARALDLGAQPAEFFREKAGVALTDGSATGTAGIGFMRFVFATPRPIIEQAVDRMALALAAR; this comes from the coding sequence ATGTCTCTCGCCTCCGCCTTCGACGCCATCGAGGTCGAGCATCTTCGTCGCATCGGCGGGCTGAAGTGGTCGATGTTCCCCGACGCGGTGGGCGCCTTCGTCGCCGAGATGGACTTCGGGGTCGCACCCGGCATCTCCCGTGCACTGCACACGGCCGTCGACCAGGGCATCTTCGGATACCTTCCGACCGCCCTCTCCGACGAGATGTCGGAGGCCACGTCGGATTGGCTGCGTGACATGTACGGCTGGGCTGTGCCGGCATCCGACGTCCACCCGATCGCCGACGTGATCCAGGGCCTCGAGCTCGCGATGGAGCACTTCTCGCGCCCCGGCTCTCCGATCATCGTTCCGACGCCCGCCTACATGCCGTTCCTCTCGGTGCCGCCCGCGGCAGGGCGCGAGGTCATCCAGGTGCCGATGACGGTGACCGATGGGCGCTACACGCTCGATCTCGACGGCATCGACGCGGCGTTCCGTGCCGGGGCCGGCCTGCTGATCCTCTGCAACCCGTACAACCCGGTCGGTCGCGTCTTCACGCGCGAGGAGCTGCTCGCCGTCAGCGAGGTCGTCGAGCGTCACGGCGGGCGGGTGTTCTCCGACGAGATCCATGCGCCGCTCGTCTACGCCCCGGCGTCTCACATCCCCTACGCCTCGATCTCGGATGCCGCCGCCGCTCACACCGTCACCGCGACGTCTGCCTCCAAGGCCTGGAACCTCCCGGGCCTGAAGACGGCGCAGATCATCCTGAGCAACGACGCCGACCGCGCAGTCTGGGAGCCGATCGGGATGATGGCCTCGCACGGCGCGAGCAACCTCGGCGTCATCGCGAACACCGCCGCCTACCGCGACGACCGCGCCTGGCTCGCCGACGTCAAGGGCTACCTCGACGGCAATCGCCGGTTCCTCGGCGAGGCGCTGGCCGCGCGCATCCCGGAGATCTCCTACCGCGCACCCGAGGGGACGTACATCGGCTGGCTCGACGCGAGAGCGCTCGACCTCGGCGCGCAGCCGGCCGAGTTCTTCCGCGAGAAGGCCGGCGTCGCCCTCACCGACGGATCCGCCACCGGCACGGCCGGCATCGGATTCATGCGCTTCGTCTTCGCGACGCCCCGCCCGATCATCGAGCAGGCCGTCGATCGGATGGCCCTCGCGCTCGCCGCGCGCTGA
- a CDS encoding heavy-metal-associated domain-containing protein produces the protein MKTGARLALYGLGLIVAFGGAFGIAAAVVPDDVVAGWQKGSEMNGHDEGHESGETASASASVATALKGLALSIDGYVLSPIEAPTTVGEAGELRFQIQDAAGEAVTDYTTAHDKDLHLIVARSDGSGFQHVHPLLDEATGTWSLPWEWEAAGTYRVFADFTPGGADAANLTLSRTVQVAGEFVPVETQPSVASEVDGFTVSLEGDVVAGSASELAITISRDGEPVTTLEPYLGAFGHLVALREGDLAFLHVHAEGDEPEAGDTSGPEIVFFAEAPTAGHYLLYLDFQVDGVVHTAEFVVDAAHGDHS, from the coding sequence ATGAAGACCGGCGCACGTCTCGCCCTGTACGGGCTCGGACTGATCGTCGCTTTCGGCGGAGCCTTCGGCATCGCCGCAGCGGTGGTTCCCGACGACGTGGTCGCCGGATGGCAGAAGGGAAGCGAAATGAACGGGCATGACGAGGGACACGAGTCCGGGGAGACGGCATCCGCATCGGCATCCGTCGCCACTGCGCTGAAGGGTCTGGCGCTCAGCATCGACGGGTACGTCCTGTCGCCGATCGAAGCGCCGACGACCGTGGGCGAGGCCGGTGAGCTCCGCTTCCAGATCCAGGATGCCGCCGGCGAGGCGGTGACCGACTACACGACGGCTCACGACAAGGATCTGCACCTGATCGTCGCGCGCTCGGACGGGAGCGGTTTCCAGCATGTGCACCCGCTGCTCGATGAGGCGACGGGCACATGGTCGCTGCCGTGGGAGTGGGAGGCGGCGGGAACGTACCGCGTGTTCGCCGACTTCACGCCGGGCGGCGCGGACGCGGCGAACCTGACCCTCTCGCGCACCGTGCAGGTGGCGGGCGAGTTCGTTCCGGTCGAGACGCAGCCGAGCGTGGCCTCCGAGGTCGACGGCTTCACCGTCTCCCTCGAAGGAGACGTGGTGGCAGGGTCTGCGAGTGAACTGGCCATCACCATCTCGCGTGACGGCGAACCCGTCACGACGTTGGAGCCCTACCTGGGGGCTTTCGGTCACCTCGTGGCTCTGCGCGAGGGCGATCTCGCCTTCCTGCACGTGCACGCCGAGGGGGACGAGCCCGAGGCCGGCGACACGTCGGGACCGGAGATCGTGTTCTTCGCCGAAGCCCCGACCGCCGGACACTACCTGCTGTACTTGGACTTCCAGGTCGACGGCGTGGTGCACACGGCCGAGTTCGTCGTCGACGCGGCACACGGAGACCACTCATGA
- a CDS encoding MFS transporter, giving the protein MSHPPITPAKRWLGLVLIAMAQFVVIMDTSIIGVALPDIQRELGFTPESLSWVFNAYVVAFGGLLLLGGRLADVFGARKIFVLGWIVLIAGSILAGAAGTVGLEITGRAIQGAGSALIAPAALTLLMMLFGGTSDLPKAFAVYGAAAPIGGTAGVFLGGVLTEYVSWPWVFYVTVPIALFVLAFTATSLPRTVRKASGSIDIVGAITVTGGLAAVVYAVVNAPEVGWLTWSTLGLLSGGLVLLVIFFLVQARSRNPLLRLGLLRTPLLGAANGAQLLLGAAWVSMWFFLNLYLQQVLGASAFAAGAALLPMTGLVVLVMVALAPRLQGRFGAKALIVSGLLLLAAGLAWLAFVRPDGNYVVDVLPASLVAALGMSLAFVPSLGTAINAAPPAETGVASGLVSTSYQIGSALGLAGLTAVVSGISGTDPSRVELTQGYSAAFIGAAILALVGALVTAIAMRTPRVSTHTTAHSVPA; this is encoded by the coding sequence ATGTCCCACCCACCCATAACGCCGGCGAAGCGCTGGCTCGGCCTCGTGCTGATCGCCATGGCGCAGTTCGTCGTCATCATGGACACCTCGATCATCGGCGTCGCTCTTCCCGACATCCAACGGGAGCTCGGCTTCACCCCCGAGTCGTTGTCGTGGGTCTTCAACGCCTACGTGGTCGCCTTCGGCGGCCTGCTCCTGCTCGGCGGTCGCCTCGCCGACGTCTTCGGCGCCCGCAAGATCTTCGTGCTCGGCTGGATCGTCCTGATCGCCGGGTCGATCCTCGCCGGCGCCGCCGGCACTGTCGGACTCGAGATCACCGGCCGCGCCATCCAGGGGGCCGGCTCCGCACTCATCGCCCCCGCCGCGCTGACCCTGCTGATGATGCTCTTCGGCGGCACCTCCGACCTGCCGAAGGCGTTCGCGGTGTACGGCGCTGCGGCCCCGATCGGTGGGACGGCCGGGGTCTTCCTCGGCGGCGTGCTCACCGAGTACGTGAGCTGGCCGTGGGTGTTCTACGTCACCGTCCCGATCGCGCTGTTCGTGCTCGCCTTCACGGCCACGTCGCTCCCCCGGACCGTCCGCAAGGCATCGGGATCGATCGACATCGTCGGCGCGATCACCGTCACCGGCGGACTCGCCGCGGTCGTCTACGCGGTGGTCAACGCGCCGGAGGTCGGCTGGCTCACCTGGTCCACCCTGGGCCTGCTGAGCGGAGGCCTCGTCCTGCTGGTGATCTTCTTCCTCGTCCAGGCGCGGAGCCGCAACCCGCTTCTTCGGCTCGGGCTGCTGCGCACTCCGCTGCTCGGAGCGGCCAACGGCGCACAGCTCCTGCTGGGCGCGGCGTGGGTCTCGATGTGGTTCTTCCTGAACCTCTACCTCCAGCAGGTGCTGGGCGCGAGCGCCTTCGCCGCCGGCGCCGCACTCCTCCCGATGACCGGCCTCGTCGTGCTCGTCATGGTCGCTCTCGCACCACGGCTGCAGGGGAGGTTCGGTGCGAAGGCGCTGATCGTCAGCGGTCTTCTCCTCCTGGCGGCGGGGCTCGCCTGGCTCGCCTTCGTCCGACCGGACGGCAACTACGTCGTCGATGTCCTGCCCGCCTCGCTCGTGGCCGCCCTCGGCATGTCGCTGGCCTTCGTCCCCTCGCTCGGCACGGCCATCAACGCCGCACCGCCGGCGGAGACGGGCGTGGCCTCGGGGCTCGTGAGCACCAGCTACCAGATCGGTTCCGCACTCGGCCTCGCCGGCCTCACGGCCGTCGTCTCCGGAATCTCCGGCACGGATCCTTCTCGCGTGGAACTGACCCAGGGATACTCCGCGGCATTCATCGGCGCCGCGATCCTCGCCCTGGTCGGGGCGTTGGTCACCGCGATCGCGATGAGAACGCCGCGGGTGTCCACGCACACGACAGCGCACTCCGTCCCGGCCTGA